A region from the Hippoglossus hippoglossus isolate fHipHip1 chromosome 16, fHipHip1.pri, whole genome shotgun sequence genome encodes:
- the prdm1a gene encoding PR domain zinc finger protein 1a, translating to MCGWDQSYTATSHSSAMLTSEGAHTMEQADSQRGSKMASAAGSGSDGAETMTDTDVDMEIEEADMTRWTETEFEEKCTYIVKDTAWEAGPDSDAMMMTTTRAEASLPRNLAFKHPADGKEVVGVCSREYIPKGTRFGPLVGEIYTADSVPRDANRKYFWRIYADREFHHFVDGLDETRSNWMRYVNPAHSAAEQNLAACQNGMEIYFYTVKPIPAGAELLVWYCHDFARRLNYPPSGELMMLKLKQSLLEVKQQQVSSDEHLVKASSPSPAAVTPTPPRREHSVLSILRGTNSTSASSSAKREPSRPLPTRPSCADSPERPLYPRALYPAFRGHPHIPEDFLSHKPGQLGYPATRSPGNQSSATPSPSARSSPDSSPQGSPSGAVPSPASFYSPGLGSYPGYSPPSAPLSSSFYPPGTPYPRYLLPHHYPLSGGGVPTVGGILPRMYSLYSSLLPTHVPLLPSDTAGRRFLMHEPIHPSSISAHRDFLLPGPTSAFSSATSLKDKAGPHHPYPGHPHLHEPAHAPSSGSPTAGTAPPSERMPTKPTSALLGSASEHRHDEEAINLTKMKRGVGSAGYKALPYPLKKQNGKIKYECNVCSKTFGQLSNLKVHLRVHSGERPFKCQTCNKGFTQLAHLQKHFLVHTGEKPHECQVCHKRFSSTSNLKTHLRLHSGEKPYHCKLCPAKFTQFVHLKLHKRLHSRDRPHKCPHCHRHYIHLCSLRLHLKGYCLAVSSGTGSPAVSSQAALEEVHRANEEIERFDISEHAEQLELLQGGVEVEAMLEKQVLGMLWGESDLKSSHFHPRHKGDAGELLSAGYGAYESPNETSVIKIRRSSPILPLPANVTVKQESEDHA from the exons ATGTGTGGATGGGACCAAAGTTACACG GCGACCTCTCATAGCTCGGCCATGTTGACCAGTGAGGGGGCGCACACCATGGAGCAGGCCGACTCGCAGCGCGGATCCAAGATGGCCTCCGCCGCCGGCTCGGGCTCAGACGGAGCAGAGACGATGACAGACACAGACGTTGACATGGAGATCGAGGAGGCAGACATGACTCGGTGGACGGAGACAGAGTTTGAGGAGAAGTGCACATACATCGTAAAAGACACGGCGTGGGAGGCGGGGCCAGACAGTGACGccatgatgatgacgacgaccAGAGCCGAGGCTTCTCTGCCCCGGAACCTGGCCTTCAAGCACCCAGCTGACGGCAAGGAG GTGGTCGGCGTGTGCAGCAGGGAGTACATCCCCAAAGGAACTCGCTTCGGCCCCCTGGTGGGAGAAATCTACACAGCCGACAGTGTTCCCCGAGACGCCAACCGGAAGTACTTCTGGAGA ATCTACGCAGACAGGGAGTTCCATCACTTCGTGGACGGCCTGGACGAGACTCGCTCTAACTGGATGCGCTACGTGAACCCCGCCCACTCGGCGGCGGAGCAGAATCTGGCGGCGTGTCAGAACGGCATGGAGATTTACTTCTACACGGTGAAGCCCATCCCCGCCGGCGCTGAGCTGCTGGTCTGGTACTGCCACGACTTCGCCCGGCGCCTCAACTACCCGCCGTCCGGAGAGCTGATGATGCTGAAACTCA AGCAATCGCTCCTGGAGgtcaagcagcagcaggtgagcaGTGACGAGCATTTGGTCAAAGCCTCCAGTCCGTCCCCCGCCGCAGTGACGCCCACTCCCCCCAGGAGGGAGCACAGCGTCCTGTCCATCCTGCGCGGCACCAACAGCACCTCGGCCTCCTCGTCCGCCAAGAGGGAGCCCAGCCGGCCGCTGCCCACCCGCCCGAGCTGTGCCGACAGCCCCGAGCGCCCCCTGTACCCCCGCGCCCTCTACCCGGCTTTCAGGGGCCACCCTCACATCCCTGAAGACTTCCTGAGCCACAAACCTGGCCAGCTGGGTTACCCTGCAACCCGTTCCCCTGGCAACCAATCCTCGGCGACACCTAGCCCGTCAGCGAGGAGCAGCCCGGACAGCAGCCCTCAGGGGAGTCCCTCGGGTGCGGTGCCTTCCCCAGCTTCTTTCTACTCCCCTGGACTGGGCTCCTACCCTGGTTACTCCCCACCTTCAGCCCCGCTCTCCTCATCCTTTTACCCTCCAGGAACCCCCTACCCACGATACCTCCTGCCCCATCACTACCCTCTGTCCGGCGGTGGTGTCCCCACAGTAGGAGGGATCCTCCCCCGGATGTACTCCCTCTACAGCAGCCTGCTGCCCACTCATGTGCCCCTCCTGCCCTCCGACACAGCAGGGAGGCGCTTCCTGATGCACGAACCCATCCACCCCTCCTCCATTTCTGCACACAGAGACTTCCTCCTCCCCGGGCCCACCAGTGCCTTCTCATCCGCCACCTCTCTGAAGGACAAAGCAGGGCCCCACCACCCTTACCCGGGGCACCCTCACCTACACGAACCAGCCCACGCCCCATCCAGCGGCTCCCCGACAGCAGGCACGGCGCCCCCCAGCGAGCGGATGCCTACCAAGCCTACCTCAGCCCTGCTGGGCAGCGCCAGTGAGCATCGCCACGACGAGGAGGCCATCAACTTGACCAAAATGAAGCGAGGTGTTGGCTCAGCCGGCTACAAAGCGCTGCCGTACCCGCTGAAGAAGCAGAACGGCAAAATCAAGTACGAGTGCAACGTGTGCAGCAAGACTTTTGGACAGCTGTCAAACCTGAAG GTTCATCTTCGTGTCCACAGCGGAGAGCGACCCTTCAAGTGTCAGACCTGTAACAAAGGCTTCACGCAGCTGGCtcacctgcagaaacacttcCTGGTCCACACCGGGGAGAAGCCGCATGAGTGCCAG GTTTGTCACAAGCGCTTCAGCAGCACCAGCAACCTGAAAACTCACCTCCGCCTCCACTCAGGGGAGAAGCCCTACCACTGCAAACTCTGCCCGGCCAAGTTCACCCAGTTTGTCCACCTCAAGCTGCACAAGCGCCTGCACTCCCGCGACCGTCCACACAAATGCCCCCACTGCCACCGCCACTACATCCACCTGTGCAGCCTGCGACTGCACCTGAAGGGCTACTGCCTGGCAGTCAGCTCCGGCACCGGCAGTCCAGCCGTCTCCAGTCAGGCCGCCTTGGAGGAGGTGCATCGCGCTAACGAGGAGATCGAGCGCTTCGACATCAGCGAGCACGCCGagcagctggagctgctgcagggtgGCGTGGAGGTGGAGGCCATGCTGGAGAAGCAGGTCCTGGGGATGCTGTGGGGGGAGAGCGACCTCAAGTCCTCCCACTTTCATCCCCGCCACAAGGGCGACGCCGGCGAGCTTCTGTCAGCGGGTTACGGGGCATACGAGTCCCCGAATGAGACGTCGGTCATCAAGATACGGCGCAGCAGCCCCATCCTGCCACTTCCTGCCAACGTCACCGTCAAGCAGGAGTCGGAGGATCACGCTTAA